From Sporosarcina sp. FSL W7-1349, a single genomic window includes:
- a CDS encoding GntR family transcriptional regulator, producing the protein MAVKFNNRDPVYVQVIRHFKEQIAKGTFEPGQEIPSRRELANRLKINPNTAQRAYKEMEEQGLIFTEGNLPSRITKDEQVLKMVREELILEAVETFVQSVRTINVPVHEALNLVKDTYEKGN; encoded by the coding sequence ATGGCGGTAAAGTTTAATAATCGAGATCCTGTTTATGTGCAAGTGATTCGGCATTTTAAAGAACAGATTGCAAAAGGTACCTTTGAGCCGGGTCAGGAGATTCCGTCAAGAAGGGAACTGGCGAATCGGCTTAAGATTAATCCCAATACGGCGCAGCGAGCGTATAAAGAAATGGAGGAACAAGGGTTGATTTTCACAGAGGGGAATTTACCTAGCCGCATTACGAAAGATGAGCAGGTGCTAAAAATGGTAAGAGAGGAACTGATTTTGGAGGCGGTTGAGACGTTTGTTCAGTCGGTTCGAACCATCAATGTACCTGTACACGAGGCTTTGAATTTAGTGAAGGATACGTACGAAAAGGGAAATTAA
- a CDS encoding FtsK/SpoIIIE domain-containing protein, with amino-acid sequence MLSQSKLRTKRQQNAILLYSSLLMLTVVAYSLNLIDSQLMLGVDQLKDMSTLITRLVAVVVLFQAVVWLYRNKAYRGLKYAFNHYVNVLRLRRAFLDANYFNKRLYLNTEIAELPKINIEFKTNFSNAILSIENININKDIGDVSISFALKNFIVDRAYLSKNENFFVFEIYDSTIDQQLKFNDLQAIRSYSLQLDDYTLVIDKSTNISLYGTLLVGQTGSGKTYALYSLILQMLTKNVKYNIYFADPKNSSLAVLGERISAECTATSMEDIITLLQSFNKSMEDRKTELKNKLNTKLEATYADFQYEPYIFIFDEFASFQTVLQTMEKKKRDEVMKLMSQVVLQGRQLGFFLWIVMQKSDATLLPTNLRENLPVKFVLGNAENQTYTTAFGTGVDIPSRDFNLGQGVFTCPIVANTPKICHFSYLDFDILEAVTFLKKERGVV; translated from the coding sequence ATGTTAAGCCAAAGTAAGTTACGAACTAAAAGGCAGCAAAATGCAATCTTGCTTTACAGTTCTTTGCTAATGCTTACTGTCGTAGCTTATTCCCTGAATCTAATCGACTCCCAACTCATGTTGGGAGTCGATCAATTAAAAGACATGAGTACTTTAATCACTAGATTGGTAGCTGTAGTTGTATTGTTTCAAGCGGTTGTTTGGTTGTACCGTAATAAAGCATATAGGGGTTTAAAGTATGCTTTTAATCACTATGTAAACGTACTAAGACTAAGAAGAGCATTCTTGGATGCTAACTACTTCAATAAAAGACTTTACCTCAATACAGAAATAGCCGAGTTACCAAAAATCAACATAGAATTCAAGACCAATTTTTCAAATGCAATTTTGTCCATTGAAAACATAAATATTAACAAAGACATTGGCGATGTGAGTATCTCTTTTGCGCTAAAGAATTTCATTGTGGACAGAGCATATTTATCTAAAAATGAAAATTTCTTTGTTTTCGAAATTTATGACAGCACTATAGATCAGCAACTTAAATTTAACGACCTTCAAGCAATTAGAAGTTATTCCTTACAATTAGACGACTACACATTAGTCATCGATAAATCTACAAATATTTCATTGTACGGTACTTTGCTTGTTGGTCAAACTGGATCAGGCAAAACATATGCACTGTACTCGCTAATTCTTCAAATGTTAACTAAAAACGTGAAGTATAATATTTACTTCGCTGATCCCAAAAACTCAAGTCTCGCTGTGCTCGGTGAAAGAATTTCAGCTGAATGTACTGCCACAAGTATGGAAGATATCATCACCTTACTACAAAGTTTCAATAAAAGTATGGAAGATAGAAAAACTGAACTTAAAAATAAATTGAACACAAAGTTAGAAGCTACCTATGCTGATTTTCAATACGAACCGTATATATTTATTTTTGATGAATTTGCTAGCTTCCAAACCGTATTACAGACGATGGAAAAAAAGAAACGTGATGAAGTTATGAAGCTAATGTCTCAGGTCGTTCTACAAGGAAGACAGTTAGGTTTTTTCCTATGGATTGTAATGCAGAAGTCAGATGCCACTTTATTGCCGACTAATTTACGTGAAAATCTTCCCGTTAAGTTCGTTCTTGGCAATGCGGAAAATCAAACCTATACAACTGCATTTGGTACTGGAGTAGATATCCCATCAAGAGATTTCAACTTGGGTCAGGGTGTCTTCACTTGTCCGATTGTAGCTAACACACCGAAAATATGTCACTTCAGTTATTTAGATTTTGACATTTTAGAAGCTGTGACCTTTTTAAAAAAGGAGCGAGGGGTTGTGTAA
- a CDS encoding adenine-specific methyltransferase EcoRI family protein yields the protein MTRKATNKYLHKAKKSKSDEFYTLYSDIQKEVEAYLEYNPDVFRNKVVYCNCDDPYESNFFRYFVLNFKRIGLKKLITTSYKPSPVANTQLELFSDDESLTELYDHLPKVTANRFIINEVGDIDGDNEFNLKDVALQLKKNKQNEWMPLEGDGDFRSEESIALLRQSDIIVTNPPFSLFREYVQQLVDYNKEFLIIGNINAISYKEVFPLIKENKIWLGTGMGRWISGFIVPDSYELYGTEARIDEEGNRIVSTNNCLWLTNLDHGKRHQELPLMTMSDNIKFSSHKNVRGKEYEKYDNYDAIEVPYTDAIPSDYDGVMGVPITFLDKYNPEQFEIVGGYNYSLDYDGNTWNGKVNGKYVYKRILIKKKAD from the coding sequence ATGACAAGAAAGGCAACGAACAAATACTTGCACAAGGCGAAAAAATCAAAAAGCGATGAATTTTATACATTGTATAGTGATATTCAAAAAGAAGTTGAAGCGTATCTAGAATATAATCCTGATGTATTCAGGAATAAAGTTGTATATTGTAACTGCGATGACCCATATGAGAGTAACTTTTTTCGTTATTTTGTTTTAAACTTTAAAAGAATTGGCTTGAAAAAGCTTATTACTACCAGTTACAAACCTTCTCCTGTCGCCAATACACAATTGGAATTGTTTAGCGACGATGAAAGTCTTACAGAATTATATGATCACCTCCCTAAGGTAACTGCCAACAGATTTATTATTAATGAAGTAGGCGACATAGATGGAGACAACGAATTTAACTTGAAAGATGTGGCATTGCAGCTCAAAAAAAATAAGCAAAATGAATGGATGCCACTAGAAGGCGATGGTGATTTTCGTAGTGAAGAGTCCATAGCTTTATTAAGGCAATCCGATATCATAGTTACTAATCCACCATTTAGTCTGTTCCGGGAGTATGTACAACAACTCGTTGACTATAATAAAGAATTCTTGATAATAGGAAATATAAATGCTATTTCGTATAAAGAAGTATTCCCTTTAATTAAGGAAAACAAAATTTGGTTAGGAACTGGAATGGGTAGATGGATATCAGGTTTTATTGTTCCCGATTCATACGAGCTATATGGAACAGAAGCTCGAATAGATGAGGAGGGAAATAGAATCGTTTCCACCAATAATTGTTTATGGCTTACAAATTTAGATCATGGAAAGAGACACCAGGAATTACCACTAATGACCATGAGTGATAATATTAAGTTTAGTTCCCATAAGAATGTTAGAGGGAAAGAATATGAAAAGTACGATAACTATGACGCGATAGAGGTTCCTTATACTGATGCTATACCCAGTGATTATGACGGTGTGATGGGAGTACCTATCACTTTTTTAGATAAATATAACCCGGAACAGTTCGAAATTGTGGGAGGTTACAACTATTCCCTAGATTATGATGGAAATACATGGAATGGGAAAGTTAATGGAAAGTACGTTTATAAAAGAATTCTGATTAAAAAGAAGGCTGACTAA
- a CDS encoding ABC transporter ATP-binding protein, with the protein MIEIKDVTKKFGKKKVLKGVSFTAEKGKITCLIGINGVGKTTIMKAIMALTPINSGEILIDGAKIHKESYEKITFIPDTITMLPHMQIREAFVFMADFYDSWNKARASELLHFFKLNETDRISELSKGNTAKVNLILGLAMDVDYVLMDEPFSGIDIFSREQIADVFTSHLIEGRGVIITTHEINDIEHLIDKAVLLDNGVVLKEFDTEEVRETEGKSVIDVMREVYQA; encoded by the coding sequence ATGATTGAAATAAAAGATGTAACAAAGAAGTTTGGCAAGAAGAAAGTGTTGAAAGGCGTGTCTTTTACCGCAGAAAAAGGGAAGATTACTTGTTTAATTGGCATCAATGGTGTCGGGAAAACAACTATTATGAAAGCGATTATGGCATTAACGCCGATTAATAGTGGTGAAATCCTCATTGATGGTGCCAAAATTCATAAAGAGAGCTATGAAAAAATTACCTTCATACCGGATACCATAACAATGCTGCCGCATATGCAAATACGAGAAGCCTTTGTATTCATGGCCGACTTTTACGACAGCTGGAACAAGGCCCGTGCCAGTGAACTTCTTCACTTTTTTAAACTGAATGAAACAGATCGAATTTCTGAACTGTCAAAAGGAAATACCGCCAAAGTAAACCTGATTCTCGGGTTAGCCATGGATGTCGATTATGTCTTAATGGACGAACCTTTTTCAGGGATTGATATATTTAGCCGTGAGCAAATTGCCGACGTATTTACGAGTCATTTAATTGAAGGCCGCGGCGTTATTATCACGACGCATGAAATTAATGATATCGAACATTTGATTGATAAAGCGGTTCTGCTAGATAACGGTGTAGTTTTAAAAGAATTTGATACAGAAGAAGTAAGGGAAACAGAAGGGAAATCGGTAATTGATGTCATGAGAGAGGTGTATCAAGCATGA
- a CDS encoding VWA domain-containing protein, with protein MKKLLYGLICTLILLAGCTAKEETQVQAENQAQTETKTAAEQESNEFELAKPEYYEVAGVDRELTDVEKKLLRKPGIYGGNNYDEEKVKEAMDEWPDNLTEEQYLNEMLHLLGEDYYEGMKTFLTFDPTVAVDYERPDGQVNEPKLKTAHYAILIDASGSMKAMADGKSRMDSAKDAVLDFAKQIPEDATVSMRGYGHKGSGNQSDKELSCSSTENFYNGKFEETAFREALHNVKPAGWTPIGLVLETVKEDIPEDTDEAVVYVVSDGIETCGGDPVKAAGELVSGNIQTVVNIIGYDVDNEGQTLLKKVADAGNGEFIYVNSEKELKKYMRKQYEVIQQQWWDWKEKGQDEAWDQKVVLQDLAWDTKVELQEKSLREKERMQAAEEYLRTKYEDSGHPARNLSRNLIADQHAKYNYVTKTGNDLYSESTRNGNKLYNDITKEGNQKYNETIQKKNAE; from the coding sequence ATGAAAAAGCTTTTATATGGCCTGATTTGTACGCTTATCCTGTTGGCAGGCTGTACGGCTAAAGAAGAAACGCAAGTTCAGGCGGAAAATCAGGCGCAGACAGAGACAAAAACGGCGGCTGAACAAGAATCGAACGAATTTGAACTAGCGAAGCCCGAGTATTACGAGGTTGCTGGCGTTGATCGTGAATTGACGGACGTGGAAAAAAAACTTCTCCGGAAACCGGGTATTTACGGCGGAAATAACTACGATGAAGAAAAAGTCAAGGAAGCGATGGACGAGTGGCCGGATAATCTGACGGAGGAGCAGTATTTGAATGAAATGCTGCATCTTCTTGGAGAAGATTATTATGAGGGGATGAAGACTTTTCTAACATTCGATCCAACGGTGGCGGTAGATTATGAAAGGCCCGATGGACAAGTGAACGAGCCGAAGCTGAAAACGGCACATTACGCCATTTTGATCGATGCGAGCGGAAGCATGAAAGCGATGGCGGACGGCAAATCACGTATGGATTCGGCGAAGGATGCGGTCTTGGATTTCGCCAAACAGATACCGGAGGATGCGACCGTGTCGATGCGGGGGTATGGCCATAAAGGCTCCGGCAACCAATCGGACAAGGAGCTTTCCTGCAGCAGCACGGAAAATTTCTATAATGGGAAGTTTGAAGAGACGGCGTTCCGGGAGGCACTACACAACGTGAAACCCGCAGGCTGGACGCCGATCGGACTTGTCCTGGAAACCGTGAAAGAAGATATTCCGGAAGATACGGATGAAGCGGTTGTCTACGTAGTAAGCGACGGCATCGAAACCTGCGGCGGCGATCCGGTGAAAGCGGCGGGAGAACTCGTTTCGGGCAATATTCAGACGGTCGTCAATATTATCGGCTATGATGTCGATAATGAAGGGCAGACCTTGCTGAAAAAAGTGGCCGATGCAGGGAACGGGGAATTCATCTACGTTAATTCCGAGAAAGAACTGAAAAAATATATGCGGAAGCAATACGAAGTGATTCAGCAGCAATGGTGGGACTGGAAAGAGAAAGGCCAAGACGAAGCATGGGATCAGAAAGTCGTCCTCCAAGATCTTGCCTGGGATACAAAAGTTGAGCTGCAGGAAAAGTCGCTAAGGGAAAAAGAACGGATGCAGGCTGCAGAAGAGTATCTTCGAACGAAGTATGAGGACAGCGGTCATCCCGCCCGCAATCTGTCACGTAATTTGATTGCCGATCAGCATGCAAAATATAATTATGTCACAAAGACGGGCAACGATCTCTACAGTGAAAGTACGAGAAACGGCAATAAACTCTACAATGACATTACCAAAGAGGGAAACCAGAAATATAACGAAACGATTCAAAAGAAAAACGCGGAGTAA
- a CDS encoding hybrid sensor histidine kinase/response regulator yields MGFIYKLRSFVFIAILFLMMGFGSASVSAEQPDSLQMLDFEDELNSKTFYTALDGEWSFFDKELLSPEEVKARGRSGTGRTVSLPSSFQTQTGEVNSFGTYSVMVKIPEEYVGKTLAIHIPFQYSAYTLFVDQTEIVDNGMVGRDSTSHRSEMAPRTGYFIAQSDEVQLTVQVSSFDHIRGGFENSIYMGDASVVSKQFNTNMIGTLFMNGCIFIMGMFMILFAWYRRQEHVFFIFGIFSMLISVRALFSVPFYYTLVFLDMSWLWGTRLEYILTEATSMCYVILLWKWHEKEFSKKVMYGLVLVHMATIVATLFTQPVFFQALFFKVFNLAIPTFFYLLYVIYKSIQNNNKTAKINLVGMLLIFFAFFNDFAIGNNWYQGTELMLPAVAVYILIHVILMSKGYAETTRKTEQQNRQLLALNSSNEKLAAKLQKEIKHKDDFLANTSHELRNPLHGILNISQSILQNGSDRLDEKTYNDLELQLTIGYHMSRTLEDLLDVTRLKEHRIQLQKDRLDIQAIALAVVDMLKVLIDNKNIQLEVRISDDFPDVLGDKNRLIQILFNLLHNAVKYTTEGIVTIDADIQGETARVHIADTGIGISEKALRTIFNPYEQVDSSMTAIGGGLGLGLSICKQLVELHGGTIKASSVQGKGSVFTFTLPLAGDFVEEKVAESAIPTSTSGVLVKGTPVAMHQAMFQAFSKKAASSYRPKILAVDDDPVNLKVLTNILSQDYYEVKTVTSGKEALQQLELKKWDLVISDVMMPNLSGYELTRAIREKFSISELPILLLTARSNPGDIYTGFLAGANDYVTKPVDAVELNVRVHSLTDLQASIHERLRMEAAWLQAQIRPHFMLNTLNAIVSLSEMDIPRMSRLLERFSHYLQSSFYLKNLDKVVPLQDELDLLTSYLYIEKERFGERLHIEWELDKIEEKVMVPPLSIQTLVENAVNHGVLKKIDGGTIHIQIRKKDGYVEIAIIDDGVGMEEEMIKQLFTMQPDQKKGIGLLNTEQRLKRLYGKGLHVSSTPGVGTAIKFTIPTDI; encoded by the coding sequence ATGGGGTTTATATATAAACTGCGGTCGTTCGTTTTTATTGCTATTTTATTTTTAATGATGGGGTTTGGCAGTGCCAGTGTTTCGGCAGAGCAGCCCGATTCGTTGCAAATGCTTGATTTTGAAGATGAGCTAAACTCGAAAACTTTTTATACGGCATTAGATGGAGAATGGAGCTTTTTTGATAAGGAATTGCTGTCGCCTGAGGAAGTGAAAGCAAGGGGTAGAAGCGGAACGGGACGAACCGTTTCGTTGCCCAGCTCGTTTCAAACCCAAACGGGGGAGGTCAATTCTTTTGGAACTTATAGTGTAATGGTCAAAATTCCAGAGGAATATGTCGGAAAAACATTGGCAATTCATATCCCGTTTCAATATAGTGCCTATACACTTTTCGTCGATCAAACCGAGATTGTCGACAACGGCATGGTGGGGAGGGATTCTACTTCCCATCGCAGTGAAATGGCGCCGAGGACGGGTTATTTCATTGCACAATCAGATGAAGTACAGCTTACTGTCCAAGTATCTAGTTTTGACCACATCCGGGGAGGGTTTGAGAACTCTATTTATATGGGGGATGCTTCGGTTGTTTCCAAACAATTCAATACGAATATGATTGGCACCCTATTTATGAATGGGTGTATTTTCATTATGGGCATGTTCATGATTTTATTTGCCTGGTATCGGAGACAGGAGCATGTGTTTTTCATATTCGGAATTTTTTCCATGCTCATCTCTGTTCGGGCCCTATTTTCCGTTCCCTTTTACTACACGCTCGTCTTTTTGGATATGTCTTGGCTCTGGGGAACCCGGCTGGAGTATATTTTGACGGAAGCGACCTCCATGTGTTATGTCATTTTACTATGGAAATGGCATGAAAAGGAGTTTTCCAAAAAGGTGATGTATGGACTCGTCCTCGTGCATATGGCGACCATCGTGGCGACTTTATTTACACAGCCTGTCTTTTTCCAAGCACTTTTCTTCAAGGTATTTAATTTGGCTATCCCTACTTTTTTCTATCTATTATATGTTATTTATAAAAGCATCCAGAACAATAACAAGACCGCGAAAATCAACCTGGTCGGGATGCTTCTCATATTTTTTGCATTCTTCAATGATTTTGCCATAGGGAACAATTGGTACCAAGGGACGGAGCTGATGCTGCCAGCGGTCGCTGTCTACATACTAATCCATGTCATCTTGATGAGCAAAGGTTATGCGGAGACGACCCGGAAAACGGAACAGCAGAATAGGCAATTGCTTGCTTTAAACTCGTCCAACGAAAAACTTGCGGCTAAACTCCAAAAAGAGATTAAACACAAGGATGATTTCCTTGCGAACACGTCCCATGAACTTCGCAATCCGTTGCACGGCATTCTTAATATCTCGCAATCCATTTTACAAAATGGATCGGATCGACTGGATGAAAAGACATATAATGATTTGGAACTTCAACTGACAATCGGCTATCACATGTCACGGACACTGGAAGATTTGCTGGATGTCACCCGTTTGAAGGAGCATCGTATTCAGTTGCAAAAGGATCGTCTCGATATACAGGCAATCGCATTGGCTGTTGTCGACATGCTTAAAGTTTTAATTGACAATAAAAATATTCAATTGGAAGTTCGCATCTCAGATGATTTTCCCGATGTATTGGGGGATAAAAACCGGCTTATTCAAATTTTGTTCAATCTTCTTCATAACGCGGTGAAATATACGACGGAGGGTATCGTTACAATCGATGCGGACATTCAAGGAGAAACAGCCCGCGTCCATATTGCCGATACGGGCATAGGGATAAGCGAGAAAGCACTGCGTACGATTTTCAATCCGTATGAACAAGTAGATTCCAGCATGACGGCAATCGGAGGCGGGCTCGGTCTAGGTCTTAGCATATGTAAACAGTTGGTCGAATTGCACGGAGGTACGATAAAAGCAAGTTCGGTCCAGGGGAAAGGTTCGGTATTTACGTTCACCTTGCCATTGGCGGGAGATTTCGTCGAGGAGAAAGTTGCGGAATCAGCAATTCCGACAAGCACGAGCGGGGTTCTCGTTAAAGGGACACCGGTTGCCATGCATCAGGCGATGTTTCAGGCATTTTCAAAAAAAGCAGCTTCCTCCTATAGACCGAAAATTTTGGCTGTCGACGATGATCCGGTGAATTTGAAAGTGTTAACCAATATCCTTTCACAGGATTATTATGAGGTGAAGACCGTCACAAGCGGGAAAGAAGCATTACAACAGCTGGAACTAAAAAAATGGGATTTGGTCATCTCAGATGTTATGATGCCCAACCTATCGGGATATGAATTGACCCGCGCCATCAGAGAGAAATTTTCAATATCCGAACTTCCCATCCTTCTTTTGACGGCGCGAAGCAACCCGGGGGATATCTACACAGGTTTTCTGGCAGGAGCAAATGATTATGTGACAAAACCGGTTGACGCAGTGGAATTGAATGTTCGGGTTCATTCTCTAACAGACTTACAAGCATCCATCCATGAACGATTACGTATGGAAGCGGCCTGGCTTCAAGCGCAAATTCGCCCACATTTCATGTTGAATACACTTAATGCGATTGTTTCATTGAGCGAAATGGATATACCGCGCATGAGCCGTCTCCTGGAGAGGTTCTCCCATTATTTGCAAAGCAGTTTTTATCTCAAAAATTTGGACAAGGTCGTCCCGCTTCAAGATGAACTCGATTTACTTACATCTTATTTATATATTGAGAAGGAACGATTTGGGGAACGGCTTCATATAGAATGGGAATTGGACAAAATCGAAGAGAAAGTCATGGTGCCGCCCTTGTCGATTCAAACATTAGTAGAAAATGCCGTTAATCATGGAGTATTAAAGAAGATAGATGGAGGTACGATCCACATACAAATCCGAAAAAAGGACGGTTATGTGGAAATCGCTATTATAGATGATGGAGTAGGAATGGAAGAAGAAATGATTAAACAACTATTTACGATGCAACCAGACCAGAAAAAAGGTATTGGATTACTCAACACTGAGCAACGCCTGAAGCGATTATATGGCAAGGGGTTGCATGTTTCCAGCACACCAGGCGTCGGTACGGCTATTAAATTCACAATACCAACGGACATCTAA
- a CDS encoding class I SAM-dependent methyltransferase yields the protein MKSTDKFTDKAEVYAKYRPSYPPEYVEYLIAESGLQEGCMIADIGSGTGIFSRQLLERGFTVIGVEPNDDMRTLAEQSLQPDSRFISLRATAENTTINDHSVDLVTAAQAFHWFDKNKFSVECQRILKQDAKVALVWNSRDESSDINKESAEVCQKYCPNFSGFSGGIEETPVVYQQFFKDGKYELKSFRNDLQFDFKGFLGRYLSASFSPEKTDKKYNPFIAALTNLFEKYSENGKVIIPNNTKSYLGEV from the coding sequence ATGAAATCAACTGATAAATTCACAGACAAAGCTGAGGTATATGCAAAATACCGTCCTAGTTACCCCCCTGAATATGTAGAGTATTTAATTGCGGAATCTGGTTTACAGGAGGGGTGTATGATTGCAGATATTGGTTCGGGAACTGGAATATTTAGCAGGCAGCTGCTGGAGAGGGGATTTACTGTCATCGGGGTGGAACCAAATGATGATATGAGAACTTTGGCGGAACAATCGTTGCAGCCCGATTCCCGTTTTATTTCGCTTAGGGCAACGGCTGAAAACACAACTATTAATGATCATAGTGTCGATTTAGTAACCGCAGCACAGGCATTTCATTGGTTTGACAAAAACAAGTTCAGCGTAGAATGCCAACGGATTTTGAAACAGGATGCAAAAGTGGCCCTTGTATGGAATAGCCGAGACGAATCGAGCGATATAAACAAGGAAAGTGCTGAAGTTTGCCAAAAGTACTGCCCCAATTTTAGCGGGTTTAGCGGTGGAATAGAGGAAACTCCAGTTGTATATCAGCAATTTTTTAAAGATGGCAAGTATGAGTTAAAGAGTTTTCGCAATGACTTGCAATTTGATTTCAAAGGATTTTTGGGCAGGTATTTATCCGCTTCCTTTTCCCCCGAGAAGACCGACAAGAAGTACAATCCCTTCATTGCTGCATTAACGAATTTATTTGAGAAATATAGCGAAAATGGCAAAGTAATTATCCCCAATAATACAAAAAGCTATTTGGGGGAAGTATGA
- a CDS encoding YfiT family bacillithiol transferase → MDVKFPIGPLQVPENVSVADIQKWWKEIKTYADRLRQTVGSLSDEELEKTYREGSYTVRQLVHHIADSQLNMYQRLKLALTEDTPTVPAFNQDKWAVQPDTELPVESSIKMLAGINERLAALFGNITEEQLNRSFIHQVNGEITVATKLAKLAWHEEHHLAHIKLALADGKS, encoded by the coding sequence ATGGATGTAAAGTTTCCAATCGGGCCATTGCAAGTTCCCGAAAACGTAAGCGTAGCCGATATTCAAAAATGGTGGAAGGAAATCAAGACATACGCGGATCGACTAAGACAAACGGTTGGCTCATTAAGCGATGAGGAATTAGAGAAAACATACCGCGAAGGCAGCTATACTGTACGTCAGCTTGTTCATCACATAGCGGATTCCCAGCTGAATATGTACCAACGCCTGAAACTGGCTTTGACAGAAGACACTCCGACAGTCCCGGCTTTCAATCAGGACAAGTGGGCCGTCCAGCCGGATACCGAGCTTCCCGTAGAAAGCTCCATTAAAATGTTGGCAGGCATAAATGAACGTCTCGCAGCACTGTTCGGCAATATAACGGAAGAGCAGCTAAATCGGTCATTCATTCATCAAGTAAACGGTGAGATTACCGTGGCAACAAAATTGGCGAAATTAGCATGGCATGAAGAGCATCACTTAGCCCATATCAAACTTGCATTGGCAGACGGAAAGTCTTGA
- a CDS encoding HNH endonuclease family protein yields MKTILRTDITVENICEGFVYNELEGRGLFGLSGKLVIQPEYQRNYIYASEDGKREVAVIESILKGYPIGLIYFNKVSEDNFEVLDGQQRITSIGRFITNKFAIKDENGMEQIFDGLALDKKEQILRTKLLIYECEGTESKIKEWFKTINIVGVPLNDQELLNAVYSGPFVTLCKAEFSNSRNSNIQKWSAYIKGNAHRQDFLERALEWVSKGNISEYMTRHRYDNNIDELKTYFNTVLDWVSNIFIDVEDEMKGLEWGRLYEQYHSKSYSPKKVSEEVRKLYGDPYIKKRKGIFEYILGGSLDTKLLEVRIFDEATKKSVYSQQTTKAKKKGNSNCPLCAIGHDSNKNKIWTLKEMDADHVTAWSKGGATDVKNCQMLCKIHNRAKGNK; encoded by the coding sequence ATGAAAACTATATTAAGAACAGATATTACAGTCGAGAATATATGTGAAGGCTTTGTTTATAATGAGCTTGAAGGGCGAGGCTTGTTTGGACTTTCAGGGAAGCTTGTTATACAACCAGAATACCAAAGGAATTATATTTATGCTTCCGAAGATGGTAAAAGGGAAGTTGCTGTTATTGAGTCAATATTAAAAGGGTACCCTATTGGTTTAATATACTTTAATAAAGTCAGCGAGGATAATTTTGAAGTCCTAGATGGACAACAACGCATCACAAGTATTGGTCGCTTCATTACAAATAAATTTGCAATAAAAGACGAGAATGGTATGGAGCAAATTTTTGACGGTTTGGCATTAGATAAAAAAGAACAGATATTAAGAACAAAACTTCTAATCTACGAGTGTGAAGGAACGGAAAGTAAGATAAAAGAATGGTTTAAAACAATAAATATTGTTGGTGTTCCTCTTAATGATCAGGAATTACTCAATGCTGTATATTCAGGTCCTTTTGTTACTCTTTGTAAAGCAGAATTTAGCAATAGCCGAAATTCAAATATTCAAAAATGGAGTGCCTATATAAAAGGAAATGCCCATCGACAGGATTTTTTAGAACGTGCTCTTGAGTGGGTGAGTAAAGGGAATATTAGCGAATATATGACTCGGCATCGTTATGACAATAATATTGATGAATTAAAAACTTACTTCAATACGGTTCTTGATTGGGTTTCCAACATATTTATAGATGTTGAGGATGAAATGAAGGGATTAGAATGGGGTAGACTTTACGAACAATATCATAGTAAATCGTATAGTCCAAAAAAGGTTTCTGAAGAAGTGCGAAAACTATACGGAGATCCATATATTAAAAAACGCAAAGGAATTTTTGAGTATATTCTTGGCGGTTCCTTAGATACAAAGTTGCTTGAAGTAAGAATTTTTGACGAGGCTACCAAAAAAAGTGTGTATTCGCAACAGACTACAAAAGCGAAGAAAAAAGGCAATTCAAATTGTCCGCTGTGTGCGATAGGTCATGATTCAAATAAAAATAAAATTTGGACATTAAAAGAAATGGACGCCGACCATGTTACTGCATGGAGTAAAGGCGGAGCAACTGACGTTAAAAATTGCCAGATGTTATGCAAAATTCACAACCGTGCAAAAGGTAATAAATAA